One window of Pieris napi chromosome 1, ilPieNapi1.2, whole genome shotgun sequence genomic DNA carries:
- the LOC125050085 gene encoding DNA polymerase alpha subunit B isoform X1: MATHELVTEQFEFLGIEVLNDVLSKCVSLCEEYNVDAETFIEQWMAFSLTHLNGAPPSIENLNLLERREFSKRTLSKSSTNETSHLSTGATLPIYGAPLSAQPENEVLSNYMTTTPKRIKVENEQIQQNEICPVTYSPTGSSAKYTSRTNQGSVVHSYGPDQLLQDIDKCDNLNLIQLNVTQVPNDDGDLYNKAMFGFELLHEKATVFDNHIRYISQCIMKKNGITESVSVSYKTQSEVYVSGRIECDADARLNAKSAVLQGTWENSLSTSVSVDMDNLKQYSLFPGQVVVMRGSNPRGDKFVATEVYYDGARPIPDKKADMMNTLNGNLSMVVAAGPYTTSNSLAFEPLKDFVAYINRHRPHIVIMTGPFLDADHSKVKDNSMAETFKSFFEKLIDSLGEISTSSPNTKIYIVSSQKDAFHVNIYPTPPYSMRKQPANITFLPDPCTLNINGVVVTVTSTDALMHISQEEISFGTGGDKLSRLASHVLYQQCAYPIWPPPASLRIDTPLWAAHAQLPCTPHLLILPSNFRYFVKDLNGCVVVNPEHLTKGTGGGTFARLLITNQDTNSIAAQIVRI; this comes from the exons ATGGCTACCCATGAACTAGTGACTGAGCAATTTGAGTTTTTAGGAATAGAAGTTCTAAACGATGTTTTAAGTAAAT GTGTTAGTTTATGTGAAGAATATAATGTTGATGCTGAAACTTTTATAGAACAGTGGATGGCATTTAGTTTAACACATCTTAATGGAGCTCCACCATCTATTGAAAATTTGAATCTACTTGAGAGGAGGGAATTTTCCAAACGGACATTGAGTAAAAGTTCAACCAATGAAACTTCTCATTTGAGTACCGGCGCAACTTTGCCGATCTACGGCGCACCGTTGTCAGCGCA ACCAGAAAATGAAGTGCTATCGAATTATATGACTACAACTCCAAAG AGaataaaagtagaaaatgaacaaatccaacaaaatGAAATATGTCCTGTAACATACTCCCCAAC GGGATCTTCAGCGAAGTACACATCGAGAACAAATCAGGGTTCTGTTGTGCATTCATACGGCCCTGACCAACTATTACAAGATATTGATAAAtgtgataatttaaatttgatacaATTAAATGTGACGCAAGTGCCGAATGATGATGGAGATCTGTATAATAAGGCAAT GTTCGGTTTCGAGTTACTTCATGAAAAGGCAACTGTGTTTGATAATCACATTCGGTATATATCTCAATGCATTATGAAAAAGAATGGAATAACCGAGTCGGTTTCGGTTTCATATAAAACTCAg TCCGAAGTGTATGTCTCGGGACGTATAGAATGCGACGCAGATGCAAGATTAAACGCCAAAAGCGCTGTCTTACAAGGCACTTGGGAGAACTCATTGAGTACCTCGGTGTCTGTTGATATGGATAA TTTAAAGCAGTATTCTCTTTTCCCCGGACAAGTAGTGGTAATGCGAGGGAGTAATCCTCGAGGCGATAAATTCGTCGCTACTGAAGTATATTACGACGGGGCTCGACCGATACCAGATAAAAAAGCTGATATGATGAACACATTAAATG GAAACTTGTCTATGGTGGTTGCAGCGGGTCCATATACTACGTCAAATAGTCTAGCCTTCGAGCCGTTAAAAGATTTCGTTGCGTACATAAACAGGCATCGACCTCACATAGTCATAATGACCGGGCCTTTCCTAGACGCAGATCATAGCAAAGTCAAAGACAACTCTATGGCTGAAACATTCAAGTCCTTTTTTGAGAAACTCATTGATAGCTTAGGGGAAATTAGTACTTCAAg tccgaacacaaaaatatatatagtctCCAGTCAAAAGGATGCTTTTCATGTAAACATCTATCCGACTCCACCATACTCAATGAGGAAGCAGCCTgctaatataacttttttgccTGATCCGtgtactttaaatataaatggagTGGTGGTGACAGTCACTAGCACCGATGCCCTTATGCATATAAGCCAGGAGGAAATATCATT TGGAACTGGCGGTGACAAACTATCTCGTTTAGCTAGTCACGTGTTATACCAGCAATGCGCATATCCAATATGGCCGCCACCAGCCTCGCTGCGCATTGACACGCCTTTATGGGCAGCGCACGCGCAGTTGCCTTGTACGCCGCATTTATTAATACTACCCTCCAATTTTCGATACTTTGTAAAG gACCTGAATGGGTGTGTGGTTGTGAATCCTGAACATTTGACGAAAGGCACTGGCGGAGGGACTTTTGCTCGTCTGCTTATAACCAACCAAGATACCAACAGTATTGCAGCACAAATTGtgagaatttaa
- the LOC125050085 gene encoding DNA polymerase alpha subunit B isoform X3 yields MTTTPKRIKVENEQIQQNEICPVTYSPTGSSAKYTSRTNQGSVVHSYGPDQLLQDIDKCDNLNLIQLNVTQVPNDDGDLYNKAMFGFELLHEKATVFDNHIRYISQCIMKKNGITESVSVSYKTQSEVYVSGRIECDADARLNAKSAVLQGTWENSLSTSVSVDMDNLKQYSLFPGQVVVMRGSNPRGDKFVATEVYYDGARPIPDKKADMMNTLNGNLSMVVAAGPYTTSNSLAFEPLKDFVAYINRHRPHIVIMTGPFLDADHSKVKDNSMAETFKSFFEKLIDSLGEISTSSPNTKIYIVSSQKDAFHVNIYPTPPYSMRKQPANITFLPDPCTLNINGVVVTVTSTDALMHISQEEISFGTGGDKLSRLASHVLYQQCAYPIWPPPASLRIDTPLWAAHAQLPCTPHLLILPSNFRYFVKDLNGCVVVNPEHLTKGTGGGTFARLLITNQDTNSIAAQIVRI; encoded by the exons ATGACTACAACTCCAAAG AGaataaaagtagaaaatgaacaaatccaacaaaatGAAATATGTCCTGTAACATACTCCCCAAC GGGATCTTCAGCGAAGTACACATCGAGAACAAATCAGGGTTCTGTTGTGCATTCATACGGCCCTGACCAACTATTACAAGATATTGATAAAtgtgataatttaaatttgatacaATTAAATGTGACGCAAGTGCCGAATGATGATGGAGATCTGTATAATAAGGCAAT GTTCGGTTTCGAGTTACTTCATGAAAAGGCAACTGTGTTTGATAATCACATTCGGTATATATCTCAATGCATTATGAAAAAGAATGGAATAACCGAGTCGGTTTCGGTTTCATATAAAACTCAg TCCGAAGTGTATGTCTCGGGACGTATAGAATGCGACGCAGATGCAAGATTAAACGCCAAAAGCGCTGTCTTACAAGGCACTTGGGAGAACTCATTGAGTACCTCGGTGTCTGTTGATATGGATAA TTTAAAGCAGTATTCTCTTTTCCCCGGACAAGTAGTGGTAATGCGAGGGAGTAATCCTCGAGGCGATAAATTCGTCGCTACTGAAGTATATTACGACGGGGCTCGACCGATACCAGATAAAAAAGCTGATATGATGAACACATTAAATG GAAACTTGTCTATGGTGGTTGCAGCGGGTCCATATACTACGTCAAATAGTCTAGCCTTCGAGCCGTTAAAAGATTTCGTTGCGTACATAAACAGGCATCGACCTCACATAGTCATAATGACCGGGCCTTTCCTAGACGCAGATCATAGCAAAGTCAAAGACAACTCTATGGCTGAAACATTCAAGTCCTTTTTTGAGAAACTCATTGATAGCTTAGGGGAAATTAGTACTTCAAg tccgaacacaaaaatatatatagtctCCAGTCAAAAGGATGCTTTTCATGTAAACATCTATCCGACTCCACCATACTCAATGAGGAAGCAGCCTgctaatataacttttttgccTGATCCGtgtactttaaatataaatggagTGGTGGTGACAGTCACTAGCACCGATGCCCTTATGCATATAAGCCAGGAGGAAATATCATT TGGAACTGGCGGTGACAAACTATCTCGTTTAGCTAGTCACGTGTTATACCAGCAATGCGCATATCCAATATGGCCGCCACCAGCCTCGCTGCGCATTGACACGCCTTTATGGGCAGCGCACGCGCAGTTGCCTTGTACGCCGCATTTATTAATACTACCCTCCAATTTTCGATACTTTGTAAAG gACCTGAATGGGTGTGTGGTTGTGAATCCTGAACATTTGACGAAAGGCACTGGCGGAGGGACTTTTGCTCGTCTGCTTATAACCAACCAAGATACCAACAGTATTGCAGCACAAATTGtgagaatttaa
- the LOC125050085 gene encoding DNA polymerase alpha subunit B isoform X2, translating to MAFSLTHLNGAPPSIENLNLLERREFSKRTLSKSSTNETSHLSTGATLPIYGAPLSAQPENEVLSNYMTTTPKRIKVENEQIQQNEICPVTYSPTGSSAKYTSRTNQGSVVHSYGPDQLLQDIDKCDNLNLIQLNVTQVPNDDGDLYNKAMFGFELLHEKATVFDNHIRYISQCIMKKNGITESVSVSYKTQSEVYVSGRIECDADARLNAKSAVLQGTWENSLSTSVSVDMDNLKQYSLFPGQVVVMRGSNPRGDKFVATEVYYDGARPIPDKKADMMNTLNGNLSMVVAAGPYTTSNSLAFEPLKDFVAYINRHRPHIVIMTGPFLDADHSKVKDNSMAETFKSFFEKLIDSLGEISTSSPNTKIYIVSSQKDAFHVNIYPTPPYSMRKQPANITFLPDPCTLNINGVVVTVTSTDALMHISQEEISFGTGGDKLSRLASHVLYQQCAYPIWPPPASLRIDTPLWAAHAQLPCTPHLLILPSNFRYFVKDLNGCVVVNPEHLTKGTGGGTFARLLITNQDTNSIAAQIVRI from the exons ATGGCATTTAGTTTAACACATCTTAATGGAGCTCCACCATCTATTGAAAATTTGAATCTACTTGAGAGGAGGGAATTTTCCAAACGGACATTGAGTAAAAGTTCAACCAATGAAACTTCTCATTTGAGTACCGGCGCAACTTTGCCGATCTACGGCGCACCGTTGTCAGCGCA ACCAGAAAATGAAGTGCTATCGAATTATATGACTACAACTCCAAAG AGaataaaagtagaaaatgaacaaatccaacaaaatGAAATATGTCCTGTAACATACTCCCCAAC GGGATCTTCAGCGAAGTACACATCGAGAACAAATCAGGGTTCTGTTGTGCATTCATACGGCCCTGACCAACTATTACAAGATATTGATAAAtgtgataatttaaatttgatacaATTAAATGTGACGCAAGTGCCGAATGATGATGGAGATCTGTATAATAAGGCAAT GTTCGGTTTCGAGTTACTTCATGAAAAGGCAACTGTGTTTGATAATCACATTCGGTATATATCTCAATGCATTATGAAAAAGAATGGAATAACCGAGTCGGTTTCGGTTTCATATAAAACTCAg TCCGAAGTGTATGTCTCGGGACGTATAGAATGCGACGCAGATGCAAGATTAAACGCCAAAAGCGCTGTCTTACAAGGCACTTGGGAGAACTCATTGAGTACCTCGGTGTCTGTTGATATGGATAA TTTAAAGCAGTATTCTCTTTTCCCCGGACAAGTAGTGGTAATGCGAGGGAGTAATCCTCGAGGCGATAAATTCGTCGCTACTGAAGTATATTACGACGGGGCTCGACCGATACCAGATAAAAAAGCTGATATGATGAACACATTAAATG GAAACTTGTCTATGGTGGTTGCAGCGGGTCCATATACTACGTCAAATAGTCTAGCCTTCGAGCCGTTAAAAGATTTCGTTGCGTACATAAACAGGCATCGACCTCACATAGTCATAATGACCGGGCCTTTCCTAGACGCAGATCATAGCAAAGTCAAAGACAACTCTATGGCTGAAACATTCAAGTCCTTTTTTGAGAAACTCATTGATAGCTTAGGGGAAATTAGTACTTCAAg tccgaacacaaaaatatatatagtctCCAGTCAAAAGGATGCTTTTCATGTAAACATCTATCCGACTCCACCATACTCAATGAGGAAGCAGCCTgctaatataacttttttgccTGATCCGtgtactttaaatataaatggagTGGTGGTGACAGTCACTAGCACCGATGCCCTTATGCATATAAGCCAGGAGGAAATATCATT TGGAACTGGCGGTGACAAACTATCTCGTTTAGCTAGTCACGTGTTATACCAGCAATGCGCATATCCAATATGGCCGCCACCAGCCTCGCTGCGCATTGACACGCCTTTATGGGCAGCGCACGCGCAGTTGCCTTGTACGCCGCATTTATTAATACTACCCTCCAATTTTCGATACTTTGTAAAG gACCTGAATGGGTGTGTGGTTGTGAATCCTGAACATTTGACGAAAGGCACTGGCGGAGGGACTTTTGCTCGTCTGCTTATAACCAACCAAGATACCAACAGTATTGCAGCACAAATTGtgagaatttaa
- the LOC125050106 gene encoding uncharacterized protein LOC125050106 — MAAEQETNIKFVQEIEKHACLYNYKLPEYMRKNIIDKTWAEIGNKFQITGSEAKEKWKNLRSVFVRHLKPAKSGAGTAQKKPYYLADYMQFTVPFIKTAGKPSGNLKETIEPQTPDLELCEQTQFTENVPTSTQPISQQQSSLPSTSTNTQPISQQQSSLPSTSTSTQPISQQQLPPPPPSTNNKKKRKKLEETQAEQDISAYFKFKQSKILENCDSTENSNKMFLLSLLSDVNKMTDSQRRLFKRRVLALIDDIMDQSSENMNSPITLYSTPSPMSAAEVISTPITINESLNVVQSNTANLYYESIPMLLSQEDEE, encoded by the exons ATGGCGGCGGAGcaagaaacaaatattaagtttGTACAAGAAATTGAAAAACATGCTTGTTTATATAACTACAAACTACCTGAATACAtgcgaaaaaatataatagacaaGACTTGGGCAGAAATTGGGaacaaatttcaaataacag GATCAGAAGCTAAAGAAAAGTGGAAAAATCTACGTAGTGTTTTTGTTCGCCACTTGAAACCGGCCAAAAGTGGAGCAGGTACTGCACAAAAAAAACCATACTACTTAGCAGACTATATGCAATTTACTGTACCCTTCATAAAAACAGCAGGAAAACCATCAGGAAATTTGAAAGAGACGATAGAACCACAGACACCTGATCTTGAACTATGTGAACAAACACAGTTCACAGAAAATGTACCTACAAGCACTCAACCAATCTCGCAACAGCAATCATCTCTTCCTTCTACTAGTACAAACACTCAACCAATCTCGCAACAGCAATCATCTCTTCCTTCTACTAGTACAAGCACTCAACCAATCTCGCAACAGCAATTACCACCACCACCACCatcaacaaataataaaaaaaaacggaaGAAGCTGGAAGAAACTCAAGCCGAGCAAGACATTTcagcttattttaaatttaaacaatctaaaattctagaaaactgtgacaGTACtgaaaattcaaacaaaatgtTCTTACTGAGTTTACTATCGGACGTGAACAAAATGACTGATAGTCAAAGAAGACTGTTTAAGAGAAGAGTGCTTGCATTGATAGACGATATAATGGACCAAAGTAGTGAAAATATGAATAGTCCCATCACACTTTATTCTACTCCTTCACCGATGAGTGCTGCCGAGGTAATAAGTACGCCAATTACCATAAACGAAAGTCTGAATGTAGTACAATCAAATACTGCCAATCTTTATTATGAATCAATACCTATGTTATTATCACAGGAAGATgaagaataa
- the LOC125053142 gene encoding trafficking protein particle complex subunit 6b, which produces MADDIVFELLHSEIINYALEQVKDVTKTKDTDLSVVEYIGFAAGYKIMERLTREWPRFKDELDTMKFICTDFWTCIYKKQIDNLRTNHQGVYVLQDNAFRFLTNFSNGQQYLEFAPRYVAYTCGLIRGGLANLCINSVVTAEVQAMPSCKFHIHVQRT; this is translated from the exons atggcAGACGATATTGTATTTGAACTACTACATTcggaaattataaattatgctTTAGAACAAGTTAAGGATGTTACTAAGACTAAG GACACAGATTTATCTGTTGTGGAATATATCGGCTTTGCTGCTGGATATAAAATTATGGAAAGACTAACCAGAGAATGGCCAAGATTTAAAGATGAATTAGACACAATGAAGTTCATCTGTACCGACTTCTGGACATGTATTTATAAGAAGCAGATAGATAATTTACGTACCAATCACCAGGGAGTATATGTATTACAAGATAATGCATTTCGTTTCCTTACAAACTTCTCTAATGGACAGCAGTACTTAGAATTTGCACCGAGg tatgTTGCTTACACCTGTGGATTAATAAGAGGTGGGTTAGCCAATCTTTGCATCAATAGTGTTGTAACAGCTGAAGTTCAAGCAATGCCTTCATGTAAATTTCATATTCATGTCCAGAGAACTTAA